A window of Acidobacteriota bacterium genomic DNA:
CGGTCCGACCGTGGCCTGCGCCCGGTCACCGCAGCCCCTTTTAGGCGTGTTTCCGCACGTCCAAGGGTGGCTGCCATGTCAAAGATGGACATAGGTGGTATTAATTATAGACGAATACCATCTAATCTCGACATGTTAGCTGGCGCCAAAGGCGTACAGGGCCTGCGTGGTCCTGACGTAGATGCGGCCGTCGGCCACGGCCGGCGTGGCATACGCTTCCTCGTTCAGCACGTTCACCGACTGCACGGCCAGATCACCACCGGGCGACACCACCACCACGGCGCCGGCTTCGGTCGTGATGTAGACGTGACCATCCGCAGCAATCGGCGATGCGAACACCGCGCCGGGTGCGCCGGTCAGCCGGCCCTGCTTGATCACGGCACCGGTGTCGGGGTTCAGCGTGGTGACAATGCCGTTGTCGTTCACCATGTAGAGGACGTTCCGGAACAACAGTGGCGACGGCAGCTGCGGCACGCTGCGCTGGTACTTCCAGCGGATGGCGGTGTCGCTCATGTCACCAGAGCCGCCGAGACGGATCGCGAGCATGCCGTTCTCGGAATCAAGCGCCGCGCGATAGTACGCCCACTCGTCCTTGTTGAGCGAACCGTTGGTGTCGAGGTCGGCCACGTCGAACCAGAATGCCTGGGTGAACTTCGGAAACTCCGTCTTCTGGATCACGCCATCGCCATTGGCGTCGGCAGTCTTCCACACCTCGTCCGCGGCCGGAATCGAGATCTTGTTGCCAGGATCGTTCACCGGCGCGCCGTATCCGTTCACGTAGATGGTGTCGCCGCCAATCACCGGCGTGGACTTCATCTCGAACGACAGGCCACCCACCCACCACAGCTTCTTGCCCGTGGCCGCGTCGTACGACGTCAGCAGGAACGAACCCGGCAGCAGCACCTGGTCGCGACCGTCGGGACCGCGCCACAGGATGGGCGTGGAGTGCCCGCTCTTGGCCTCGGGCCGATCGATCTTCCACACCTGCTTGCCGGTGCGCTTGTCGAGCGCCATCACGTACGAACCCAGGCTCTGATCGCAGGCGAGGATCAGCAGGTCGCCGGCAATCACGGGCGAGGCGCCCATGCCGTAGATGTTGTTGAACGGCCCGAGCGGCAACTTCCACAGTTGCTTGCCCGCGGCGTTGTAGGCCACCAGCCCGTAGTCGGGGAAGAACACGTAGACGCCATCCGCTTCGACCGCCGGGCTCGGCGAGGCCGGGTTGTTGCGCTTATCAACGACCTTCGTCGTGACCTTCGGCGCGACTCGCTCCCACAGGATCTTGCCGCCCAGCCGATCGATGGCCATGGTCACCAGGTCGTCACCGCGTAGGGCGGTGAGATAGAGACGGTCCTGGTACAAGATTGGGGACGAATGACCTTGCGGCAGCGCCAGCCGCCACAGCAGGTTCTTGTCCGGACCGAACTGGGTCGGCACGCCCGTGGCGGTGGACAGGCCCGATCCGTTGGGACCGCGAAACCGTGCCCAGTCGGGCTCGGCCGCAACTAATGAGGTGGCCGCAAGGACGGCGAACACGCCAGGGACAACGACGGATCGGATGTGAGTCACGCTGGCAGTGTAAACGCCACCGAACGCGAACGCTACCCCACCGGACACATAATTAGTCACCGTGTTGACCTTCGACGACGACCGGGCGTTCGCGCTGCTCGACTTCAGGATGCGCGTGCTCCTGCCCGCGCAATATCAAGATGCCGCCGACGCCGTGCAACCGGTGCCCATGCGCTCGGCCGGACTGAAGTTCGACGCCGGCGGCAAGGTCGCCTGGGACGAGATCTGGCAGAGCTTCTGCGACCTGGCCATGGCCGGCGGGCCGCCCCACAAGGGAACGCTGCTCGAACCGGGACGGCCGGACGCGATTGCGGCGGAACCGGATCGCTACCAGGAGGTGGTGGACGAGATCTGCCGGGGCGTCACCATGGCGAGCGAGTTGTTGGCCACCGAATCACCCGTCCCCGGTCGCGTCAGGGTCAGCTGCTTCAGCGACACCATGGCCGATTGGCTGCTGCGCGCCATCACGATGGAGAATGTTGCCGTGACGCGCGCCGGCGACCTGGATCTCGACCTCCCGGCCGCGCCGCATTTTCGCCTCGACAAGGAAATCAAGAACGTCGTCACGGTCATTGCCAAGACGACGCATTACTGGATGGGCCACCTGGGGCGGGTGCACAAGGCCGACATCGGCGGATTGTTTGCGTTGCTATCCGCGGAGCTTCCGCTACTCGAGCCGGAGCCGGCCGACGGACCGGAGACCGCGACCACCCGGCGCGCGGTGGCAGCGGCGATCGAGCAGGACGGCCTTCGCGCGGTTGATGATCGCTACCAGGGCTGGATGGGTCTGGAGACCACAAGCGTCGGCACCGCCGTCTGGATGATGCGCGCGCTGGTGGCCGGCAACGTGCTCGCGAGGCGCGAGGAGCAAACGCTGTTCGTGCCGGTCAACGCCGCGATCGATCCGGCTGGCGAGATCCTGGTCCCGCGCCTGGCGCTCGTCCATCGACTGGCCGCGCGGCGGGGCAACCCGCCTACTTAGCTTCGGCGAGTTCGTCGGCGATGAACTGGTTCATGCGCTGCTCGAGCACCGGCAGCGGCACCGAGCCGATCGCCAGGATCGCATCGTGAAAGCGCCGCTGATCGAACTTCGCGCCGAGTTTCTCTTCGGCCTCGCGACGATGCCGGCGGATCTGTATTTCACCGAGCTTATAGGCCAGCGCCTGTCCAGGCCAGGCGATGTAGCGATCGATCTCGGTCGTGATCTCGTGCTCGGACAGCGGTGCGCGATCGCGCAGGTAACTCATCGCCTGCTCGCGCGTCCAGCCGAACTGGTGAATGCCGGTGTCGATCACCAGCCGGCACGCGCGCCACATCTCGTAGGTCAGCCGGCCCATGTCCTCGTACGGCGTTTCGTAGATCCCCATCAGGGTGCCCAGCCACTCGACGTAAAGTCCCCAGCCTTCGCCGTATCCGGAAAACGACGTGCCTCGGCGGAAGTCCGGTCGTTCCGGCCCTTCGAGCGCCAGCGCCGCCTGGAAGCTGTGACCCGGCGTGCACTCGTGCAGCGTGAGCGCGGCGAGAGTGTAGAGCGGGCGCGCCGGCAGGTTGTAGGTGTTCATCAGGCACGCCTCGAGACCGCCACGGCCACCGGTGTAGATGGGCGCGATCGCGTCGGGCACGGGCCTGATGCCGTGCCGCCGCCGCGGCAGGAAGCCAATGGTTTCAGCAAGCTTGTCGTCGGCCTTCTTGGACACGTAGGCCGAGTACGACAGCAGTTCGCGCGGCGTCTTCGCATAGAACTGCGGGTCGGTCCTCATGAACCTGAAGAACTCGGCCATCGTGCCCTTGAAGCCCGCCTTGTCCTTGGTCGCGAGCATCTCCGCTTCGAGGCGGGCCACTTCTTTCAGGCCGATGTCGTGAATCTCTTTCGGCGTCAGCGCCAGGGTGGTGTGCTTCTCGATCTGCGCCTGGTAGAACTTCGTGCCGTCCGGCAACTCGAACGCGCCGAGCGTGCGGCGCGCCTTCTCGAGATACTCCTGCCGAATCATCGTCAGCAGTTCCGCGTAAGCCGGAGCGACCAGCTCTCGAATGACGGTATCGGCGTCAGCGCGCAGCGCCGCCTGCTCTGCCGCCGGGATGCCGGCCGGCATCTGGGTAAACGGAGTGTAGAGGGGATTACTGGCATCGGCCGTCACGTACGGCTCGATGGTTTGATCGCGTCCAATCACCGACACCCGCGGCACGCTGTAGCCGCGCGCCAGGCCGGCGCGCATGTTGGTGATTTGCTCGTCGAAATATCGCGGCACATCGCGCAGCCGCGCGAGATACGCGCGATACGCGGCCGTGTTGGCGAAGCCCTGGCGCGGCGTAAACGAGGTCCAGAAGAACGTGTCGCTGTTGAAGGGCGCTTCGTAGGTGCGGTACTGGACGTCGCTGATCAGTTCGCGCAGCGAGGTGCGAAAGATCTGCGCGTTGATCTGCTCCTCGGCCGACAGCTGGTCAAAGGGAATGGTGTCGAAGGTCGCGAGCGCCTTGGTCCAGTAAGCAAGCCGCGCCTGCTGTGTCGCGGCGTCGACGGGCGCGAAGCGGTCACTCGCCGCGGCGCCGCGGCCCAGTTCCTTTTGCCGCCAGTTCCATTCCTCGGTATACAGCGCCCGAAGCCGCGCGTCGGCAGACGTGTCGGCCGGGGCCTGCGCCGATGCCGCCGAGAACAGGGCTACGGCGAGGAGGACCGCCATCAGTGGGACGCGCGCGAGGGCCTTCAACATGACGGAATTATCGCCCATCTTCGCGCAGCGCGGCGGCGATGGCCGCGCGCACCGGCTCGTAGCCGATCTGCGCCAGCGGCTTGCCGTTGACGAAGAACGTCGGCGTGCGCGTCACGCCGAGCGCCTCGGCGTCTTCGGCATCCTGCTTGATGCGCCGCTCGGTTTCGGCGCTGGTGCTGGTGACGCCGAGCTTGGTCATGTCCAGCGCCAGGTTTCGCGCGTACACCGCGAGGAGATCGGGGCGCGGCGCATCGTGGCCCGCCCACTCGTGCTGGCGCCCGAGGAACTCGTCCATCAGCTCCCAGTACTTACCCTGTTCGCGGGCCCCTTCCAGCAGGCTCGCGGCGTAAGCGGCGTTCGGGTGGAACGTCGCGTAGCGCACCACCAGCCGGACGCGGCCATCGAACTCGCGCATCAGTTGCTTGACGATCGGATGCATCGCCCCGCACGCTTCGCATTCAGGGTCGAGAAACTCCACCAGGGTGACCGGCGCATTGTCCGGACCCAGGGTCGGGCTGTGCGGCCGCACCAGCCGGTCCGACGCCTGCGATGCCGTCTGCTCCGCCTGGGTGGTCTCTTCGCTGCGATACCGATTGGCCGCAATCACGAACGCGGCCACCAGCGCGACGGCCACGCCACCCATCACGAACTTATTGATCTTCATCGAGACGACCTCTGAGACGCTGCTGGCAGACAAACAGGGTGGCGACGATCAGCGTGAACGCCGCCAGCGACAAGAGCGGAATGGTGACGAACCCCAGCCACTCGATCTGCCGGTCGGTGCACGACACGCCCGTGGTGCACGGCGCAATGCTTTCCGGAATCAAGTGGTAGTAGAGCAGATTGTGGTACACCGCGACGGCCAGCCCGCCCGCCGCGAGCGGCCACGCGTATCGCAGCGCGCCCGGATCGCGCCCCAGCAACCCGACGGTGGTCACCACCACCAGCGGGTACATGAAGATTCGCTGGTACCAACAGAGCACGCACGGCGGCAGCCGCATCACCTCGCTGAAGAAGAGGCTGCCGAGGGCGGCCACCAGGCTGATCAGCCAGACCGCGAACAGCGGCTGCAGGACCGAGTCATCAATTGCCGGTTTCGGCACGGTGACCGATTATGCCTCAGGACTTGGCCGAGACTTCGATAGTTGTACAAGTATATGTTATATACTTGGCCTCGTGGCGCAGATCACCCTCTACCTCCCCGACAAGATTGCCGGCCGTCTCAAGCACGCTGCTCAGAAGTCCGGCCAGAGCGTT
This region includes:
- a CDS encoding PQQ-binding-like beta-propeller repeat protein, which produces MTHIRSVVVPGVFAVLAATSLVAAEPDWARFRGPNGSGLSTATGVPTQFGPDKNLLWRLALPQGHSSPILYQDRLYLTALRGDDLVTMAIDRLGGKILWERVAPKVTTKVVDKRNNPASPSPAVEADGVYVFFPDYGLVAYNAAGKQLWKLPLGPFNNIYGMGASPVIAGDLLILACDQSLGSYVMALDKRTGKQVWKIDRPEAKSGHSTPILWRGPDGRDQVLLPGSFLLTSYDAATGKKLWWVGGLSFEMKSTPVIGGDTIYVNGYGAPVNDPGNKISIPAADEVWKTADANGDGVIQKTEFPKFTQAFWFDVADLDTNGSLNKDEWAYYRAALDSENGMLAIRLGGSGDMSDTAIRWKYQRSVPQLPSPLLFRNVLYMVNDNGIVTTLNPDTGAVIKQGRLTGAPGAVFASPIAADGHVYITTEAGAVVVVSPGGDLAVQSVNVLNEEAYATPAVADGRIYVRTTQALYAFGAS
- a CDS encoding DUF885 family protein: MAVLLAVALFSAASAQAPADTSADARLRALYTEEWNWRQKELGRGAAASDRFAPVDAATQQARLAYWTKALATFDTIPFDQLSAEEQINAQIFRTSLRELISDVQYRTYEAPFNSDTFFWTSFTPRQGFANTAAYRAYLARLRDVPRYFDEQITNMRAGLARGYSVPRVSVIGRDQTIEPYVTADASNPLYTPFTQMPAGIPAAEQAALRADADTVIRELVAPAYAELLTMIRQEYLEKARRTLGAFELPDGTKFYQAQIEKHTTLALTPKEIHDIGLKEVARLEAEMLATKDKAGFKGTMAEFFRFMRTDPQFYAKTPRELLSYSAYVSKKADDKLAETIGFLPRRRHGIRPVPDAIAPIYTGGRGGLEACLMNTYNLPARPLYTLAALTLHECTPGHSFQAALALEGPERPDFRRGTSFSGYGEGWGLYVEWLGTLMGIYETPYEDMGRLTYEMWRACRLVIDTGIHQFGWTREQAMSYLRDRAPLSEHEITTEIDRYIAWPGQALAYKLGEIQIRRHRREAEEKLGAKFDQRRFHDAILAIGSVPLPVLEQRMNQFIADELAEAK
- a CDS encoding thioredoxin domain-containing protein; the protein is MKINKFVMGGVAVALVAAFVIAANRYRSEETTQAEQTASQASDRLVRPHSPTLGPDNAPVTLVEFLDPECEACGAMHPIVKQLMREFDGRVRLVVRYATFHPNAAYAASLLEGAREQGKYWELMDEFLGRQHEWAGHDAPRPDLLAVYARNLALDMTKLGVTSTSAETERRIKQDAEDAEALGVTRTPTFFVNGKPLAQIGYEPVRAAIAAALREDGR
- a CDS encoding disulfide oxidoreductase, whose protein sequence is MPKPAIDDSVLQPLFAVWLISLVAALGSLFFSEVMRLPPCVLCWYQRIFMYPLVVVTTVGLLGRDPGALRYAWPLAAGGLAVAVYHNLLYYHLIPESIAPCTTGVSCTDRQIEWLGFVTIPLLSLAAFTLIVATLFVCQQRLRGRLDEDQ